A single window of Vanessa tameamea isolate UH-Manoa-2023 chromosome 5, ilVanTame1 primary haplotype, whole genome shotgun sequence DNA harbors:
- the Nocte gene encoding protein PRRC2A isoform X1 — MSALSTPGGGGTTAQSKPTSGKQKYQKLDINSLYCANRNENSEPSSVKSQLSRKHGMQSLGKVPSARRPPANLPSLKTETGQDPNANSVSTITATVTTQASCTSQTITTSSSSGVVAGTASGGWVPLPPPSSPHFRTEFPSLEAAAQPSHRSSDHSVLQPQLRPQTEGSWTCGGTAGVRQETTSSPGAAPASAPATQQTPAYRAILPSFLMKGSSGTGIGLGTLSSLRDNRNNSSGGGNSNSNNSNMASSRQAPRPPATPRAVEVLTARPILREEQISSLDDISRDAGWAQHDDIDYDQKLDFSDGESSTPATKVNTKTNNRTSIDHDCMDNKIQDPGDEDQLWAERRQKQSNEVAQAVARARQRKEEEQRRQMRDPQATQQPSKDIRDKGDRGDRDRNDIRDKDLEVREKDRADNREKDRSDNKDKDRNDLRERDCRDKDRLDRDRDRVDNRDRFDRERDRDRERDRLVDNKDRARLENRDRPDGDKERDLRDRDRNDNRDRNDNRDRMDRDRYDRERERSDRDRVDRDRDFRDRDREYTRDRERERDRDRDRERERDRDRERERDRERERDRDQTNAPFSKTFQANMPPRFLRQQQSRQHKEEDQHKAWSFTGKPAQRRQEPPPYNAPRHTSHNGRRSYSRDYSDREDEIRRDKDGPGPQWRSEMQDYDRSGRELDRSNSKDSYKDFNDYKDRRNDSDRKSIDATIEQSSRTAADKLTEVFERKSIGLAEPFASVDSTVQPVPERRATPSSNSPQCETFEKDFSKASWADVAQEEQNNSIVAKPLEKDVTLHNKIEPTSTEAMDVMITPQQNINNSNSFMHSNLTTQNQTISYNSHMSSTQVLSPQIQQTQTHTVNTQINIQTAIPISSSNQSQSSIFTDSHTISKCTSNQSPSKPNNSGENISSSIPKQSLPEQLSLTSVVKSSIPGQKSEKDVSETESIASKSSTDPSGIIGNKLVDSHSNENIQDCQKRQLEDKKNEKYNNELLNKIPLKEPVERKSSGSGSEKKGRGFGSSGYNVYNRGWGSRESRGRRSHRSSRSNNRASESDGSTDGNNVERKERRRAPRSPRGPKKQERPDDTNHVPHEQGPQITDGLENREPFAPRGQPSRRGRGGFQGTNRPPAPAKRVTGYGPPNTKSPFSQANRAVKDNEDVKETLLDDKEKTNPKSRTSSSVAKARDRRSKGMGGPMSGEDENWETTSEHSESGGTGMHRRPNGGRQSAQSQKGQIGNRNQNSINRQNNSRGQQAAKKEGENKNTEIIEAISDLKISTANETVDDGFQEVRNKKNSKESRSSNGKDEKQPRSRSNQGGGRNGSTSRNSNDKSNSRGSAPVTAKSSTQYDRPRQANLAPRFVKQRQKQQMGLSTFGPDTGAAPPPPPVNAWDKPISQTLRGNVEEPPEIVDTKSCQSSQRSTPGDVAMDNNKTPAAPCAVSDKTGVLDGSTPPVETIIFENTNYKTAPPAEALKQKYQPSAATAKPQGEEAQTEIEPRPLPFNGDVRSRTRSIQELMAESGRPVSEAEGSLGLQMSFDTSQKTEDSSDMKLDFAFDSDLGQLTEDKAAKTLGLPRGVHMSTSNTISPLAADLNLKIASVKKVWEMPAVAEGTEELQFPVFEESNTETGAPPNVCKVKPTQQLQSPPPQHYNHVSYQGGYGGLSVPSPPAVLYNSSQQILGSSQQLQQQGGLYGAFLDQTRGQFGGFPGTPYGAGSATPYNYQPPDMFQSLPSQYRMAAAAGGGAAYGQSGQLGNSPSTVLISSTSNSLMSATVKPSSQQIGAIECIFKSGSKGGGVGGVGGVGGVNTFQQQYLGYSGPVGEAPYSLPGLMPRPAPPASSYYSPYQPPTAPAPNYPLQFTQPAQSSAFSSQFLSSQLHVAAAAAVQQMQQQYRAPPLQQQYAPPQPRPPPQQQLKSPLHEHANGFAPLCDSASPTPKGASKPQKPPHSPPQHKYHAPPPHQQHPAHPPPSHTPHQHHQQHQQHQQLVGSGNNGRGGNVTGGGNGNGMNRGMVGQRYPAPIQRPHAPAMPMYRAPPAPRTHNTPRPNLYYHHHQRNGGNGPERVTEVGEVAPNVEEAGDNTPTGEAPPPAEVKAE; from the exons ATGTCTGCACTCTCGACGCCGGGCGGCGGAGGCACTACGGCGCAGAGCAAGCCGACGTCCGGCAAGCAAAAATATCAGAAATTGGACATCAATAGTTTATACTGCGCCAACAGG aacGAAAATTCAGAACCGTCCTCAGTAAAATCTCAACTTAGCCGTAAACATGGAATGCAAAGTCTTGGAAAAGTTCCTTCAGCAAGGCGCCCACCAGCCAATCTTCCTTCTTTGAAAACAGAAACGGGTCAAGATCCTAACGCAAA TTCTGTATCTACAATAACTGCAACAGTAACTACTCAAGCATCATGCACCTCTCAGACAata ACTACATCCTCGAGCAGCGGTGTTGTTGCGGGAACAGCATCTGGGGGATGGGTACCTCTCCCGCCACCCTCATCACCACACTTTCGCACAGAGTTTCCCTCGTTAGAGGCTGCCGCTCAACCCTCACACCGTTCTTCAGATCATTCTGTACTTCAGCCACAACTCAGACCACAAA CGGAAGGCAGTTGGACGTGCGGTGGCACGGCCGGCGTGCGGCAAGAAACTACATCGTCACCCGGCGCCGCGCCCGCCTCCGCGCCTGCTACACAGCAAACACCCGCTTACCGTGCCATTCTACCATCTTTC CTGATGAAAGGTAGCAGTGGCACTGGAATAGGCTTGGGAACATTAAGCTCACTACGTGATAATAGAAACAATAGTAGCGGCGGCGGGAACAGCAACTCTAATAATAGTAACATGGCAAGCTCTAGACAAGCGCCGCGACCGCCTGCTACACCCCGAGCTGTTGAGGTTCTAACAGCTCGCCCAATTCTACGTGAGGAACAAATATCTTCGCTTGACGATATCTCTCGTGATGCAGGATGGGCACAACATGATGATATAGATTATGA tcaAAAACTGGATTTCTCTGATGGTGAGTCATCAACTCCAGCCACAAAAGTCAACACCAAAACTAATAACCGAACCAGTATTGACCATGATTGCATGGATAACAAAATACAGGATCCCGGCGATGAAGACCAATTATGGGCGGAGCGAAGGCAAAAACAGAGTAATGAAGTTGCTCAAGCAGTAGCTCGTGCACGCCAACGTAAGGAAGAAGAACAGCGACGACAAATGCGCGACCCACAAGCGACTCAACAACCATCGAAGGATATACGTGACAAAGGAGACAGAGGCGATCGAGATCGCAATGACATTAGAGATAAAGACTTAGAGGTCAGAGAGAAGGATAGAGCTGATAACAGAGAAAAAGATCGATCagataataaagataaagatcGTAATGATTTACGTGAACGCGACTGCAGAGACAAAGATCGATTAGACAGAGACCGAGATCGGGTTGATAATCGTGATCGGTTTGATCGGGAAAGGGATCGTGATCGTGAAAGAGACAGGCTAGTTGATAATAAGGATAGAGCGAGATTAGAAAACAGGGATCGTCCAGATGGTGATAAAGAAAGAGATTTACGAGATCGTGATCGTAACGACAACCGCGATCGTAATGATAATAGAGATCGCATGGACCGTGATAGATATGATAGAGAAAGAGAACGTAGTGACAGGGATCGTGTTGATCGGGACCGCGACTTTAGAGACAGAGATAGAGAATATACACGAGATCGTGAGCGTGAGCGTGATCGTGATCGCGATCGCGAGCGTGAACGTGATCGCGATCGTGAGCGTGAACGTGATCGCGAGCGCGAACGTGACCGCGATCAAACAAATGCGCCTTTTTCTAAAACTTTTCAGGCAAATATGCCTCCGCGCTTTTTAAGACAGCAACAAAGCAGACAGCATAAGGAGGAGGACCAACACAAAGCTTGGTCATTTACAGGAAAACCAGCACAGAGACGTCAAGAACCACCACCATATAATGCTCCTAGACACACATCGCACAATGGCCGTCGTTCGTATTCTAG agatTACTCTGATCGTGAAGACGAAATAAGAAGAGATAAGGATGGGCCAGGCCCTCAGTGGAGGTCGGAAATGCAAGACTATGATAGATCTGGCCGTGAATTAGATAGGTCTAATTCAAAAGATTCTTACAaagattttaatgattataaagaCAGAAGAAATGATTCTGACAGAAAATCTATAGATGCAACTATTGAACAAAGCAGTAGAACTGCTGCTGATAAACTAACAGAAGTCTTTGAAAGAAAAAGCATTGGATTAGCAGAACCATTTGCTTCAGTAGACTCAACAGTGCAACCAGTTCCTGAGAGACGAGCTACACCATCATCAAATTCACCACAATGTGAAACATTCGAAAAAGACTTCAGCAAAGCATCATGGGCTGATGTTGCACAAGAAGAACAAAATAACTCAATTGTTGCAAAACCATTGGAAAAAGATGTAACATTGCACAACAAAATTGAACCTACAAGTACTGAAGCTATGGATGTAATGATAACACCtcaacaaaacataaataattccaATAGTTTTATGCACTCAAATCTCACCACTCAAAATCAGACTATCAGTTATAATAGTCACATGTCAAGCACTCAAGTTCTATCTCCTCAAATCCAACAAACTCAAACTCACACtgtaaatacacaaataaatattcaaactgCAATTCCCATTTCTTCAAGTAATCAATCTCAATCCTCTATATTTACTGATTCTCATACTATTTCTAAGTGTACTTCAAACCAATCTCCTTCCAAACCAAATAATTCAGGTGAAAATATCTCTAGTAGCATACCAAAACAATCTTTACCGGAGCAATTATCTCTAACTAGTGTTGTTAAATCTTCAATTCCTGGTCAAAAATCGGAAAAAGATGTTTCGGAGACGGAATCCATAGCTTCGAAATCTAGTACTGATCCATCTGGTATAATCGGAAATAAATTAGTGGATTCACATTCTAACGAAAATATTCAAGATTGTCAAAAGCGTCAATTAGAGGATAAAAAGAATGAGAAATATAACAATgaacttttgaataaaataccgTTAAAGGAGCCCGTCGAAAGAAAATCTAGTGGGTCTGGGTCTGAAAAGAAAGGCAGAGGATTTGGTAGTAGTggttataatgtttataataggGGTTGGGGATCAAGAGAATCTCGAGGACGACGTTCACATCGAAGTTCTCGTTCCAATAACAGAGCGAGTGAATCTGACGGTTCGACAGACGGTAATAATGTAGAACGTAAAGAACGAAGAAGAGCTCCGCGTAGTCCACGTGGTCCTAAGAAACAAGAAAGACCAGATGACACTAATCACGTACCCCATGAGCAAGGTCCACAAATAACTGATGGGTTAGAAAATAGAGAACCATTTGCACCGCGTGGACAGCCTTCTCGTCGAGGTAGAGGTGGTTTTCAAGGTACCAATAGGCCACCAGCACCTGCTAAACGTGTAACTGGCTATGGACCACCTAATACAAAGAGTCCATTTAGCCAAGCTAATAGGGCCGTAAAGGATAATGAGGATGTGAAAGAGACTCTGCTTGATGATAAAGAAAAGACTAATCCCAAAAGCCGTACTAGTTCATCTGTTGCTAAGGCACGTGATCGTCGTTCAAAAGGTATGGGAGGGCCAATGAGTGGCGAGGACGAAAACTGGGAAACTACGTCAGAACATTCCGAAAGCGGTGGTACTGGTATGCATCGTCGTCCTAATGGAGGAAGACAATCTGCTCAATCACAAAAGGGGCAAATAGGTAATCGTAACCAAAACTCCATCAATCGTCAAAACAATAGCCGTGGCCAACAGGCAGCTAAAAAGGAAGGAGAGAATAAGAATACTGAAATAATAGAGGCTATTAGTGATCTTAAGATATCAACTGCTAATGAAACCGTTGATGATGGTTTCCAAGAAgtccgtaataaaaaaaattctaaggAATCGAGAAGTTCTAATGGAAAAGATGAAAAACAACCCAGATCTCGTTCTAATCAGGGTGGTGGTCGGAATGGTTCCACTTCAAGAAATTCCAATGATAAATCAAACTCACGAGGATCAGCTCCAGTAACTGCCAAATCAAGTACACAATACGATCGACCTCGCCAAGCTAACTTAGCTCCGCGATTTGTTAAACAAAGACAAAAACAACAAATGGGCCTTTCGACCTTCGGTCCAGACACCGGCGCCGCTCCTCCACCTCCACCAGTTAATGCATGGGATAAACCAATTTCACAAACTTTACGCGGTAATGTTGAAGAACCTCCAGAAATCGTAGATACTAAATCGTGCCAATCGAGTCAGCGAAGTACACCAGGCGATGTCGCAATGGATAATAATAAGACTCCTGCGGCACCATGCGCTGTTTCTGATAAAACAGGTGTTCTTGATGGAAGTACACCTCCTGTAGAAACCATTATATTTGAGAATACTAATTATAAGACTGCTCCTCCAGCAGAAGccttgaaacaaaaatatcaacCTAGTGCAGCCACTGCTAAACCCCAAGGGGAAGAAGCTCAGACAGAAATTGAACCGAGACCTTTACCCTTTAATGGAGACGTTAGATCACGAACGAGATCCATTCAAGAGCTTATGGCGGAATCTGGACGACCGGTATCGGAGGCAGAAGGTTCATTGGGATTACAGATGTCTTTTGATACATCTCAAAAGACAGAAGATTCGTCAGATATGAAACTTGATTTTGCTTTTGATTCAGATCTTGGTCAGCTAACAGAAGATAAGGCGGCAAAGACTCTTGGATTACCGCGAGGGGTGCACATGAGTACTTCAAATACTATTTCACCACTAGCAGCAGATCTCAATTTAAAGATTGCTAGTGTTAAAAAAGTTTGGGAAATGCCTGCAGTGGCAGAAGGTACTGAGGAGCTACAATTTCCTGTTTTTGAAGAAAGTAATACTGAAACTGGTGCTCCTCCTAATGTATGTAAAGTAAAGCCCACCCAGCAACTACAATCACCTCCACCTCAGCATTACAATCATGTTAGCTATCAAGGAGGTTATGGCGGCCTTTCAGTTCCTTCACCTCCAgctgttttatataattcatctcaacaAATATTGGGATCGTCACAACAACTACAACAACAAGGGGGCTTGTATGGTGCCTTCTTGGATCAGACTCGCGGTCAATTTGGTGGATTTCCTGGAACTCCGTATGGTGCTGGCTCAGCTACACCATATAATTACCAACCTCCAGATATGTTCCAGAGTCTCCCAAGTCAATACCGCATG GCAGCAGCTGCTGGAGGCGGCGCAGCCTATGGACAGTCAGGGCAACTGGGAAACAGCCCTAGCActgttttaatttcaagtaCTTCAAATTCACTTATGTCTGCTACTGTTAAACCCTCGTCTCAACAAATCGGTGCCATTG aatgtatttttaaatcaggCAGCAAAGGCGGCGGTGTTGGTGGAGTCGGTGGTGTAGGTGGCGTGAACACGTTCCAACAACAATACTTGGGTTATTCGGGCCCGGTGGGTGAGGCACCATACTCACTACCCGGCCTTATGCCGCGGCCTGCACCGCCAGCATCTTCGTACTACTCGCCCTACCAGCCACCTACGGCTCCAGCACCGAATTATCCGCTGCAATTCACGCAGCCCGCGCAGTCTAGTGCTTTCAGTTCACAGTTCCTCTCGTCTCAGCTGCATGTCGCAGCAGCAGCTGCTGTCCAGCAGATGCag CAacaatatcgagctccaccgcTGCAACAGCAATATGCGCCTCCTCAACCGCGGCCGCCACCACAACAACAGCTCAAGAGCCCACTTCATGAACATGCAAATGGATTCGCACCTCTTTGTGATTCTGCTTCGCCCACGCCCAAAGGCGCCTCGAAGCCACAAAAACCACCACACTCGCCGCCGCAGCACAAGTATCACGCGCCACCACCTCATCAGCAACATCCGGCTCACCCACCACCTTCGCACACTCCTCATCAACATCACCAGCAACATCAACAACATCAG CAATTAGTAGGCAGTGGAAACAATGGTCGGGGTGGTAACGTAACAGGCGGCGGAAATGGTAATGGAATGAATCGTGGTATGGTTGGGCAACGCTATCCGGCGCCTATCCAGCGACCCCATGCGCCCGCCATGCCGATGTATCGTGCACCGCCCGCGCCTCGCACTCACAATACGCCCCGTCCCAATCTCTACTACCATCACCACCAACGCA ACGGTGGAAATGGCCCGGAACGAGTGACCGAAGTTGGAGAGGTAGCGCCGAACGTGGAGGAGGCAGGCGATAACACGCCCACTGGCGAAGCGCCCCCACCTGCCGAGGTGAAAGCCGAGTGA